attttttttaaaagttgatCTCATAGATGCCCTTTATGATGGGAGACCATGCTAGTGCTCTCTCGATCTCCCCCTTTTGTTCTTTATTCTTATATGGTTCTGCATGCAGGTGTTCTCGTTGCTTATATTGCATTTAGAGATGGAGATATTAAATCTAGAGCAGAAAGGTTTTTGAGCAGTATCACAAATGCGATGGAAATGGTTCTGAAATGCAATGTTGAAGTTAGAATTATCCTTTTGCCAGATAATGAGGCTTCCATAATTGGTGTAAAGCTGCTTGAGATACCGGAAGGTCTGAAGAAGGCAGAAACAGCTCTAGCAATTGACTGGGAAAGGAAGGTAGTTCACACAAATGTAATGAATCGTTTTTCTAATCATTCTCCATTGCTGGATGGAACCAATCAATCCACCTCTGGTTCATCAGAGTTACTGGCTAATGGCAACAGTCAAACCAGTGgtgtgagagagaggaaacAGGAGATTCCAATGTAGAGAATAGAATCCATTATTCGTGAGCAAAGGCTAGAGACTCCCTGGTTACGGGCTGCAGAGAAATGCACACCGGGAGCATTGAATCGTTTGAAACCTGAGAAGAATCAGGTTCTGCCTCAAGAAGATggcatatattctcaagatcaAATGGACATTAATTCAACTGTGTTCTCCTCTCAGCACCgggaagatgaagatgaattAAATCGTGAACTCAAAGTTTTGAATATTAACAATGAAATGGTCCTccagaagaaagaaaatggtaGAAGGATTGATCATTTTCCCATGTCCCCAAGTTTATTGCATAATAACAGCTTAGCAAGCAATTCCAGTAGAGATAACCtgtgagtctctctctctctctctctcgatatatatatatatatatataatttttttttcttcataactTTCTTTGCATTTCACTTgattgaaaacataaaattgcAGATTATATTGCAACACTAGTTTGTGAAGACgcattttgaaatttaaaatcacAATCCAGAATTCACATGACCTGTCAAACTTTGGAGAGGAGATTCAAGAATTTCTCATCATTGACAAATTTTGGGTTCCTTTTGATCAACAATAATGAGATGAAAATGCTTGCAAAAGATATTATTTGGATGCTGATACAAATATAATTCCATTACTGTGCCAAACAACTTTATAAAACTCCATATCAAATATTCTATTTTGGAAAATTGTCTAAGGCTTTGATTCTCTGCATGAAATCATTCAAAGGTTTCATACAAAGTATTGATCTTTTAAAAGGAATTACAGGTCAACCTTCTCTGCTTCTTGATGTTAATTCTGAATGAATAGAACTTATTAGTCAATATATAATTGTACTTCTTGTTCACTTTCCCTAATGAGATCACTGTTTGAATGGTCTCAAGTCTTGGGCCACAGAGAGTTTCAATCTAATACTGATTTAGTTGACACTCTCTCTTTTGTATTTCTTTAGGGCTATTTCATGTTTTCACCAAGTGTAGATGAGATGGTTCCTTTTCTTCAATAAAAATGATTGGTTTtccagggaaaaaaaatggtttgaaTGATAGTGTTTAAACTGACAAGCCCTAATTCTCTGTACAAGGTCATCTTGTTAAGTAGTATATCTTAGTTTGATGTTTAACTCAGCCCCCTAGGTAACTCCTCGTGAAGCAAAGTTCACTGCTGTCCATGTAACATTCTGCAGGATCTTCTGTCCCACTGGTCTTATATCTGTCCTACTAACACTCATGCTCATTCCTGCTGTTTTTTCAGGGGATATGAATCAGCATCAGGACCAAGAGGTTGTAGTGGATTTTTCTGTTGGAATGAGACCAAACCTCACAAGAGGGGAATGGTAGACGGTTTCTTTGTCTTcccccttttgtttttatatttttatgtaggGAAACTTGTTTAACCTTGAAGAAACCttttgtcactttgtaaacaggTTAAAGGGACCCTTGTTCGACCACACTTTGGAGTTTCAGATCCAATGTTTATTTTcgttacatattttttttttttttgtatttatttttacactTGAGCCATTCTTCAAGGGTGTGAGCGAGAAGGAAACGTGCAATGTAAAGGTTTTGTGGTTGGCTTCTGCATTTTTCAGCTCCATCCAGATTGTATGCAATTAATATAGGAGGACAGTGGATGCTATAATTACCTctcttgttttgcttttcattcGTTCCAGTTGCATATGGTTAAGATACGGTTGattctttttctattcttcCCTTATTTCAAGTTTTGATCAAACAGTAATAGGGGGATACAAAAGGATGTATACTGCTCCCCTAATCTCAAATTCTGATGGTAAGAATGGTGGGTGTCATTTAAAATTGGAGTATCACTTTGAATTCAATGGTACTTGACCTCTTGTTGAATAAGAGGATTTTGGtctataattaatatttttggacATAGCCTAGGGAAGAATGGTAAAATGCAGTTATGTACTGTAATTAGTACACATGCAAGTTCactatttctattttatttctgAACGGAAATGTATCACGGTTGTTATTGCAGGTGGTAATCTGAAAGCTGTTTTTGATCCACTTATCTTTGTCTTTCACAGTTCACTAAGCGAAAGGGTTCTGCTTCTATCTTATTTTGTCATCTATATATTATCTAAAAACTGaaacataatatttattgttgcaaCACTTCTATTGAGCTACATTTACTTAGTCCATGTCCATGTCCATGTCCATTTTAGCTTTATTTTAGTCCATGTCCATTCAATCCATTTTGGCAATGCTCTAAGATAAGAGATTTGTGTATAAAGAgaagttgttttattatcaaatatgtaaaagtcttatatttttttctcctaatataagtgatgaatttatttatattttcttcttctttaagtcattcaaaacaaataaaaaatgaattgcTTGTAAGAAGTACTAGAAACAGTTTCTAATCACATATTACAgtcttatatttttgaaatgcATTATGTttctttgaagataaaaaaatccttacaaaatttaaaacactttcaattaataaatataGATAACTTATTTTAGAAAATCTAAGTTACTGTATcaactatacttttttttttttttttgttgagaaacacacacacacctataTATAGGAGAAGAAGGGAGATAAAGAAATACACTCACATGCCAACACCCAAATTATATAGATGTGCAGATCAACTAtactttgttagaaaataatatcattttcGGAAGAGTTTAGGACTAACCCTTATAAATCTCACAACATTTActtatttcatttttcacttaacaaaaaaccaaattgtcaattttttttgctCATTGCATGAGtctgacttttttttattttttatttttataagataaaaattctactttagcataatttaagtgtatatgtgtatgaaactccCTCTTGAAAATTTGAACCCCGGCCTTTACcctccacactccacaagtacttatacttgtagagtgaccactaCACCAAGGGTACGCAGTAGTGTCTATGACTAGTTTTAATAAGACTGGTGCACCTCATATTAAACCTTTGGATTTGAACATAATAGAACAGTCCTAGGATAGATTTCTTACTtctaatttattattcattgcAGTGCTATTAAACACCAATAAAGCTAAACGGTATTAAAGCTCTAAAGGAAACTTGAACCAAAGATTATGTACTATTGCTAAAACATAATCAAGCCTAGTGGTATCCTTGCTTTTAGGTTTTTGCTTTTTGTGCCTCTCAACTTATTCaataaattttctctttatcaataatttaaaaaattgatatacaACAAAGGTTGCCCTCAGAATTGTACaacaatgaaatacaaaattaagcCCAAGTAATCAGGCCAACTAAGAAGACTCTCCAGGGCTCATATTCAATATTCTCTCTGCAAGCAATAAATCATCTGGGGTTGTGACCTGCAAAACAATCCCGGCAAAATGATTTACAGTCCAAATAGATGAGATTGCCCTTCTCTCTTACATAGAATAaactttcaaatatattaagaaataacTAAAGCTCAAAATGAGGTCTGTATTAAAAGATTGAATTTCCACCTTTCAAGAATTCTTTATGATAAATCAATTTTGTAGATAAATATCATAATAGAAAGTTTCAGTACCTTGATGTTGGTATAAGATCCTTGAGTGATGTATACAGGATGCTTGAGGTGCTCTACAATTGATACGTCATCCGTGACTTCAAGTCCTTCTCTGTAAAATTCTTAGAATTTGATTACTtagaattttaagagaaaataattacaattaatgATTCCCTTGCCAAAGGCTGTtcttgaaaaagaaatgttCAACATCAAGAAGCATTCATTGCATAGGTACAAACACAGTATTGAAAGGATGATATGAAGTCATATTTACTGGAAATGTAGGCACTCTGTAGTTACAGCAATAGTTTCTTACTAGCTAATATGTGTTTGAAGATTTTAAagtacccccaaaaaaaaaaatgcaaatagtAAGAAACTATTACTGTAATTATTAACTGGGAAGTGCACTTAAAATACAGTAACATTTCCCATTGAATTGATGTGCAGATCAGGAAGACATGCTCTTTCAAAAGATCCATCTGGTATgcatttttttactaaataaaatttgaaaattatgttCAAATGTAGAGTTGCACCAAAGGTTTGAAAAACATCACATTGTCTTGTATTACACTAACAAACAGGTACGATTAAATTTTATGAACAGAGAGTATACAACATACTTATGAAATGtgaactataaaatacatttcaactatgaggaaaaaaataatataagaaaatgaaTTCTGAAGTACCTATTTACAAGCTCAAAACCTTTTTTAAGTAACTCAGGTTTAATCACCTGTAAAAAGAGAGTAATTACGCAGCAATGTTATTATTTACCTAAATAAGCTCATTTAGAactacaaaaattattaaaataaagacATATGCTTTCGACATTAAACCTGTGGGGTTTGCATTTCCCAAAGTGTTTTCCTGTCCAGAGTTCTTACTACAAAAGATTCATGGTTTGCCTGCACAAAGATCAGGAAATAACTTTGAATCTTCACAAGGTCAATTGGTGGAGAAAACTTATTTCCTAATCAAGTTGATAATATGCATAAATGTAGGGAACCACGTCAATAAAAGATATTAAAACTCACAGAAACATAATGTGAACTTCTATGTGTTAAATGAAGAACAGAAACATAATGGTTGGTACGAAGAGTTTGTTCTATACACCAAATGTTTTATATAATGCAAGAAACAATTTAGGGAATGACACCAAAATAGACTAAACCGAAGTACTCTTCTATGCACAATCTTTTACTAGCAATAACAAAAAGGTAAATTGAAATGGTGCACCCACAATAAATGTAAAAGGCCAAAAAGTTGCACCAATTTCATCATCACAAACAACCAATGGGACATAAGTATGTGTATCAGTCACAGCAGAGGAGGTATAACCTTGGTAAAACTAGATATAAACAGGAACATAGCAAGATTGCAAGAATAATGGCTATGAGATACCTAGAGTACCATTTAGGAAAAAGGAAGAGATCCAAACTCATGTGTGAGTATGGCAAGGATATGGATGTTGACACTATAGGAGACAAGGCAAGAAACTAAATTTAGAAATATGTAATCCATGAGAAATTAAATTATAGATGCAACAAATTAGGAACAAGATTAAGAAAGTATGCTACAGAATTAAGACACtatcttttttgataagtaagtttTGTCCCAAAGTTCAAGGGTGGGGGAGATTCGAACTACTGACCTTGGCTCTACTGACATTAGGGCTACGCTGAATTAAGACAATAtctttttaaattgaattaCAAGATATGGAAAACAGAAATTCCACAAcaatatagagaagaaaatgacAATAGCAGAGTGCTATAACTAGAAGAAAACACCATATAGGAAGAATTCATTctgggaaaaacaaaaatacatgaaTCTCATTCAAAATTAGCTATACACTTATCTGAATCATAAATACAATTCAATAGAACTTcgtaaataatgaaaatttaacagAATTATcagtttttatggaaaaatgtaattttaaattgatctttgttctaaaaaatttaagagcCTCAAATAAATTATCTTCAttacactctttttttttggggggggggggggggggtaggtATAAAAAAACAGGGGGGGAAAAAAGGAATAAAGGCCCAGGGGCAATCTACAATTAATCGGTACCTCTTTGATTGTAGCTTTTACAGGAACACCAAGTACAGCTGCTCCATTCAGCCAACCATCTTTAAGAACCTAGAAACAAACAATTGATCAGTCCAATCATCCTCTATCGTTAAAAGCCATATTTTGGAACAAAAGATATCAAAATTGTAAGGTTATAGCTGGAAAAGTGAGATTGGGAGGGAGAGCAGGAGATATAATCTGAAGCAATTTTGGAAAACTCAATAGGTACTCTTAAATATTATCAGAATAGTGTGCATTTGAGACCTGTCAATTTTGTACAAGATATCTTTTGATACCTACTCTATAGATCTACAAGGTAGTCTAGGTCTCATGATTTCTTCCACTCAATGCATTGAGATTAGTCTTTTCTACTGACCCTCAAAAGCTATTAAAATTTGGGCCATCAGTCAAGTTAGAAACTACCTTCTAGTATGCACACTAaatcctcttttcttttttcccccaatCAGTTGCATCTGCATGTGATCCTTCAGATAATAAGAGTTGGATATAATGATTAAATTATCAATTCTCCCAAAAATTTAAGCTGTTAGGGTATAATAATGGCAACCAGTCATTGTAACTCCCTTGGAACACATGCAAGTTGTAGATCATTTCTAAACTTAGCATATTTGATCAAGTTTTGACTTCTTCATAACTGTGACTTCAAATCCTTTCATCTATATTATTGTAGTGGTTGTAAGCAAGGCAAATGGCAAGGGTAtcaatatttcttaaaatgTACACAGTATAAACGTAAGAGAAATTGCCTGTAAGTAATTGAGGTGGAATcctcaattcaaaaaaaataaaatccaaccTCCAAGAGAAATTGCCTGTAAGTTTAAGATTTGGGAATTATCCAGATTGTAGGCATAGATCTCTTAGAAAACAGTGCATTTGATGACCACTAATGATTTTAACAACTAAAGTTAGCACGCTAGATAAGTCTAGAACAAAGTCTAACCTTTTCTGTATCTCCTGATGATACCAAAGGTCTGGCAGAATCATGGACACAAACAAGCTCTGAGTTCAAATCAACCGCCTGAAAACAGAAGCAGCATCATTGATAATCAAACAAATTCAACGTAAAATGAAAGGGGTCATCAAACCTAACGTAACCATTTAATACATAAGTTCACAGCATCAGCTTACAAATTTATGGTATTATTAGGAGTTAATGTGGGCTTATTGAAGAACTCACACAACATGTAAACCAACATCAACAACCTCCCCTAAATCCTATTTTTATGGAAGGAGAAAGTGCCATTTGAGagacttaaaattaaaaaagctgtGCCAGTAACTAAAATCTTCTTGTGTgaggggtgggggggggggggggggaggggcaGTCTGAAGTACCTGAAGTCCACTGTAGACAGAATCTTGTCTTTCCTTTCCAGGGAGTGTGAATTTAAGTTCCACATGAATATTCTCTTTGGttcctaagaaaaaaa
The sequence above is drawn from the Castanea sativa cultivar Marrone di Chiusa Pesio chromosome 5, ASM4071231v1 genome and encodes:
- the LOC142637432 gene encoding 2-C-methyl-D-erythritol 4-phosphate cytidylyltransferase, chloroplastic; the encoded protein is MASAPRLHMPPPHVGLPVPASTRRPSYAGLHTPVSTRRPPYAGLIFLFSRSQCPKPSFVEKLARRGGKSSRIACCSSKPESETETENQKTRNRIVKEKSVSVILLAGGKGKRMGASMPKQYLPLLGQPIALYSFYTFSRLIEVKEIIVVCDPSYKDIFEGTKENIHVELKFTLPGKERQDSVYSGLQAVDLNSELVCVHDSARPLVSSGDTEKVLKDGWLNGAAVLGVPVKATIKEANHESFVVRTLDRKTLWEMQTPQVIKPELLKKGFELVNREGLEVTDDVSIVEHLKHPVYITQGSYTNIKVTTPDDLLLAERILNMSPGESS